The Phycisphaerae bacterium sequence TGTCTGGTTCGAGACTCTACAGATTCAGGGGCGGGACGTTGGCTCCACGGTTCTTTCGAGAGGGCGGTCAGATGAACTCGATGGGCCCGGTGTCGGGGACGAGGCCGGCTTGGTGGCCGCGGGAGAGTAGCTCGCGGATTGCCGCCCGACCGCGGTCGCCGTAGTCGAGCGTCCAGGCGTTGACATACATACCCACGAACCGGTCGGCGAGATCGTGACCCATGTCGCGGGCGTATTGCAGAGCGTGATCGACGGCCTCGCGGCGATGGTCGAGTGAGTACTGGATGCTGTTCTTCAGGATGGTCGCGATTTCCCGCATGGCCGGTCCGCCCAGGTCGCGGCGGATGACGTTGCCGCCGAGCGGCAGTGGATAGCCGGTCTGCTCCTGCCACCAGACGCCCAGATCCACCAGGCAGTGCAGCTTCTGGTTTGGGTAGGTGAGCTGGCCCTCGTGGATGACCAGTCCCGCGTCGGCCTTACCGGCAGCCACGTGGTCGAGGATCTGGTCGAACACGACCAGTTCGTATTCGAAGCGGCCCTTGCCCAGGAGTAGATTGAGGGCGAGGAACGCGGTGGTCATGGTGCCGGGCACCGCGATGCGCTTGCCCTTGAGCGTTTGCCAGTCGCCCGGTTGGCGGGCCACAAGCATGGGACCGTACCCGTCACCCATGCTCGAGCCGCAGTTGAGCAGGGCATATTGGCCCGCCACGTAGGGATACGCATGAATACTGATCGCGGTGACATGCAGTTCGCCGCGCAAGGCGCGCTCGTTGAGGGTCTGGATATCCTGCAGAATGTGCTCGAACCGCCACCGTCCGGCATCGACGAGGCCCTTGGCGAGCCCGTAGAACATGAACGCGTCATCCGGGTCGGGACTG is a genomic window containing:
- a CDS encoding ABC transporter substrate-binding protein produces the protein MRNHELLLGHSPDPDDAFMFYGLAKGLVDAGRWRFEHILQDIQTLNERALRGELHVTAISIHAYPYVAGQYALLNCGSSMGDGYGPMLVARQPGDWQTLKGKRIAVPGTMTTAFLALNLLLGKGRFEYELVVFDQILDHVAAGKADAGLVIHEGQLTYPNQKLHCLVDLGVWWQEQTGYPLPLGGNVIRRDLGGPAMREIATILKNSIQYSLDHRREAVDHALQYARDMGHDLADRFVGMYVNAWTLDYGDRGRAAIRELLSRGHQAGLVPDTGPIEFI